The genomic region AGAATGGAGCGGTACGTGGATGATCCGACCCATGTCCTAACCACCTATGTGGGTTTGCACGCTCACGATTTGCCACCAATCCTCCCCGCTCCTTCAAGATCTTTCAACCTCTACAATAGCTCCACCGTTAGCCCCAAATTTAGTAGAGGAAGTGGTGTACAAAAACCTGTACTTTCAGATGCAGGTGCAGGTGCAAGGGAAAGAAAGCATGCCAATAACATTATTACTAGTGTTAATGTTAGAACTGATAGTGATAGTTGTGATAATGACGTTGCCTCGATTGAGGATATTGGTACCAGAGTGTTTGAGGATATTATTAATTTGTCATCAATAGCACCTCATTATCAACATCATCAACCAACATCTCTATAGCTGAAGAAAGTATAACAAATAATTCTTAGATATTCTCAACagtattgtttaatattttaagCATTTTGAGTATTTTGAAATAGGCAAACAATAATTTTAGTATTTTTCCTTTTTGTCTTATCTTTTTCTATATTGATTATTAGGCAATAAAAAAAATCTAGTGGCAACATAGCCATTAATTagaaataagaaacataaaaaagaAAGTTTATAAGGTATAAACGCTTACATATTCAAAATAATTGTATATATATGATAATAgtttgaatttactgtttaattaTCATAACTATGTGTATTTAGGTGTATTTATATTTGGAAAAGTTCAAATCTTTAGATTAAATATTGTGTACTAAAAGGTAACAAAATTGATGATATTTAATAGTAGCAATTAATGTTAAATTTTGTAAATTATAAGTATTATGAAATAAATTATATATGCTTgatatttttatcattaatttttttatgtgaaaaacataaactattgtatatttttatttattcctaCTTTAAAATAGACAACATAGTACTGAATGTAGGGTTTCTGAGAGAATGGAATTCATGAACGTTAATAAATATAaacttaaataaaattataaaaaatttaaattacttaattatttatagtcatttatttcaattaattttaatCCATGTTTATAAAATAGTCAGAGAAATTCAAATCTCAAACGTAATGTCAGAATGACCGTCAAACTAGGCTTAGTCAGCATGTGTACAATCATTTACAATAATTTTAAAACCACCATAAATATCTATAGCTAGAATTTTCTTTTGAATAGATATCATTGTTCTTTGCATAATCATTTTATAATGGGAACACTATGTACAACTATATCGGATTTATACATGTATCCTATCTTTGTATCttgtaaatttttaaaattgtataCACTTAGTCATTGCATCGAATTAAAGCCGATATGTTGCGATGTATAGACATTGAAGCGGACACATAGCATAATATAATACCGGACACGTAGACACAGAAATGTTGAATTGTTGAATTTTCATAAgatacacacacatatatatatataaattttcatacatatatataaattttcattaaaggaattataaatatattttgatattttattagtATCAAAATATAAatctatttttttgttattttaatgtctatttttaattatataaagtatttgaaataatttttttcttaacaAATAATAATATGTATAAATCAATCTAAAGACAAAAATATTTTCATTGTATATGTAATTATATTCATGGGGTATGTTAAATTACATGGTGGAATAGCACtgaaaaaaatcaaattaattaaagaaaaaaattatgtcTCTTCTAtgtagaaaatattttttttatcattctttctcCATCTAGGTTCTATCTAtttctttttttgaaattttaaatttgattaaaaatatattattttataaaaaattttcaatccttaaaaaatataagaatgaatcattaaataaaataatagatgCTACACTGAACAAAACCAAAGGACGAGTGTGTTTTACAGTCAATGTGCTTTTCGTAACCTGCTTAGGAGTGTTCATGGATCAGATCCGATCCACAGATATGCATTATTTATCTGCATCCGATCTGAAATTTCTAGATATTATCTAATTTGCAGATAAATATGATCAAAATGCGAATTTGAGATATGTATCAGCAGATTCAATTCGCAGATCAAcatatcaaattaataattaaaaatattaaaataaaaaatagtacctAATATTTTCTTCATCATATTTCAGTTTTTGATAACTTAAGAACATACATCATCACTGTTattataataacaacaacaaaaaattgtaaaagaataaaaattgtaATTTCTAGAGTATCCCTTCCATTTATATCTACTTTTGTAGCTCTCCTCTCTCTGTTTTTTCCTTAAGTAGTATAAAAAAATTGTAACCAAGAGGCACCGatctgagaaaaataaaaaaaagggagaGTTGGCACAGTGTTAAAAATGCGATAGTATGTACAAGAATAGAATCATAGGACGGTCGAATCAGTATCAATAATAAAATAACTCAATGGAAGAACAGAATATATCATTACTTTCTCCACTATCACCACTGCCACCACCATCTTTATTGTCTATACCCACTACCATCACCCAAGATTTCAGCTTTTTCAATGATACCTTCTTTGAAAAGCCACTTTCTGGCTTGGTAAACGTTGGAGACTTTGGTCCTTCCTTATATGAGTGGTTAGACATCGTAGAAGAAGATGCCCCGCCAACTGAAACGCCAATAAAGCATCCTCTTCCATCGTTGTCTCCATACGTACTTATTCTAGAATCTTCTGAAGTAGTTGCACAGTCACAAAATCCAGTCCTTTCCATAATTCCATCCAATCTTGAGGTGGTCGTTTCTAACAATAACTTCACCAACAACAGAGTTGgagggtggtgcacgaaattgtgatcctcaacaatggcgccaaagacttggtgctctcaaacgtgaatcacactttgtcacaattccgcacaactaaccagcaagtgcgctgggtcgtccaagtaataaaccttacgtgagtaagggtcgattccacggagattgtcggcttgaagcaagctatggtcatcttgtaaatctcagtcaggcgaattcaaatggttatggtgaattgataattaaaatataaataaaacgtaaattaaagatagagatacttatgtaattcattggtgagagtttcagataagcgtatagagttaCTTAGTtcctcctgaatctctgctttcctactgctttcatccaatccttcatactcctttctatggcaagctgtatgttagacatcaccgttgtcaatggctacatcctatcctctcagtgaaaatggtccaatacgctgtcactatgcccagcactcgcgagtttgaagctcgtcgcagccatcccttcccagatcctactcgaaataccacagacaaggtttagactttccggatctcaagaatggccgtccatggattctaacttataccacgaagactctgattaaggaatcccagagatactcattcaatctaaggtagaacggaagtggttgttaggcacgcgttcataggttgggaatgatgatgagtgtcacgatcatcacattcatattgaggtgcgaatgaatatcttagaatcggaataagcttgaattgaatagaaaaacaatagtactttgtattaattcatgaggaacagcagagctccacactttgatctatggtgtgtagaaactctaccgttgaaaatacataagaacaaggtccaggcatggccgagaggccagcctctatgatctaagaactaaacgttcAGAGATgaacaaaatatataaataaatagtaaaaagtcctatttatactaaactagttactagggttacagaaatgagtaaatgatgcagaaatccacttccggagcccacttggtgtgtgcatgggctgagcattgagctttacatgtgtagaggcttctcttggagttgaacaccagtttgtaacctgtttctggcatttaactccactttgtaacctgtttttggcgtttaactccagaatagggcaagaagctggcgttgaacgccagtttgcgtcgtctaaactcgagaaaagtatggactattatatatttgtgGAAAggcctagatgtctactttccaacgcaattgagagcgcaccatttgaactcttgtaactccagaaaatccactttgagtgtagggaggtcagaatccaacagcatctgcaatccttcttcaacctctgaatctgatttttgcttaagtccctcaatttcagctagaaagtacctgaaattacagaaaaacacacaaactcatagtaaagtccagaaatgtaatttttatttaaaaataataaaaatatactaaaaactaactaaatcatactaaaaactatgtaaaaacaatgtcaaaaagcgtataaattatccgctcatcagagggcCTAAACGTTCAGCAGAATCAATTGTTAGTGGAAATGAAAATCTGAGAGGCGATGAACCAGATAATGAAGAAGATAATATTATAACTAggtaagaagaaaaaaataatagtaatagtactaaaaaaataaataatacaattaAATGACTATTATTTTCCTTGTTTACTCTTTCTAATGGTATCCTTTTCGCTGTTATGATTTAGTCTTCCATTTGAAAATTTTcaccacttttatttattgttgtaacagatattttttgaaaaatatcaaataataaaaaataaaaaatgagaaaaaaaagtaGTTATAGAAAGAGAGAAGGCCAAGAAAGGGTTCGTCATACATAGCATGATGAGTGAGAAATAAAAACCTTAGAATATGGGGGTCTTTGtactaatattttcttttttgctCTCTGTTTTCTTAGGTTGAAACTTCGAGCATCAACGATGGCATTGGTTGCTGATACCATGAGCATGAACAACAAAAGGAATAAAAATAATCTTTCGAAAATTACTTACTTGACAGAGAGCGAGTCTGAAAACCTCGAAGATGGTTATAAATGGCGTAAGTACGGCAAAAAATCACTCAAAAAGAGCCCTTTCCCAAGGTGATGATCTGACTACTATACTACCGCAGCAAAATCTGTGGTGttgtttaaaatattaaataaagacaCATGAATAGCTTTACCTCTAATAATACTAGTATGCCTTCTTTTGCAGAAGCTACTATCGTTGCACTGCAATTGGTTGCAATACGAAGAAGCGGTACATGGATGATCCCACCCATGTCCTAACCACCTATGTGGGTGCACGCTCACGATTTGCCACCAATCCTCCCCCCTCTATCAAGATCTTTCAACCTCTACAATAGCTCCACCGTTAGCCCCAAATTTAGTAGAGGAAGCGGTGTACAGAAACCTGTACTTTCAGATGCAAGTGCAGGTGCAAGGGAAAGAAAGCATGCCAATAACATTATTACTTGTGTTAATGTTAGAACTGATAGTGATAGTTGTGTTAATGACGTTGGCTCGATTGAGGATATTGGTACCGGACTGCTTGAGGATATTTTAATTTGTCATCAATAGCACCTCATTATCAACATCATCAACCAACATCTCTATAGCTGAAGAAAGTATAACAAATAATTCTTAGATATTCTCAACAGTCTTGTTTAATATTTTAGCCATTTTGAGTATTATGAAATAGGCAAACAATAATTTCAGTATTTTTCCTTTttgtcttatctttttctttattgATTGTTAGGCAATAAAAAAATCTAGTGGCAATGTATTATAGTCATAGCCATTAATTagcaataaaaaacataaaaaggaAAGTTTATAAGGTATAAACGCTTACATATTCTATATAATTGTATATATATGATAATAGTTTGAATTTACTATTTAATTATCATAATTATGTGTATTGAGGTGTATTTATATTTGAAAATGATTAAATCTTTAGATTAAATATTGTGTTTTGAAAGGTAACTGAATTGATTATATTTAATAGCAACAATTAATGTTATATTTTGTAAATTATAAGTATTATGAAATCAATTATATATGTCTGATAtgtttatcattaaatttttttacatgaaaaacttaaactattgtatatttttatttattcctaCTTTAAAATAGTCAACATAGTACTAAATGTAGGGTTTCTGAGAAATGGAATTCATGAAAGTATTTGTTATAAATATAAACATAacaaaaattatagaaaatttaaattacttaattattGATAAACaattatttcaattaatttttatcCATGTTTGTAAAATAGTCAtataaattcaaatctcaaaCG from Arachis ipaensis cultivar K30076 chromosome B02, Araip1.1, whole genome shotgun sequence harbors:
- the LOC107627000 gene encoding probable WRKY transcription factor protein 1 — translated: MEEQNISLLSPLSPLPPPSLLSIPTTITQDFSFFNDTFFEKPLSGLVNVGDFGPSLYEWLDIVEEDAPPTETPIKHPLPSLSPYVLILESSEVVAQSQNPVLSIIPSNLEVVVSNNNFTNNRVGGWLKLRASTMALVADTMSMNNKRNKNNLSKITYLTESESENLEDGYKWRKYGKKSLKKSPFPRSYYRCTAIGCNTKKRSTVSPKFSRGSGVQKPVLSDASAGARERKHANNIITCVNVRTDSDSCVNDVGSIEDIGTGLLEDILICHQ